The Pseudoalteromonas translucida KMM 520 genome has a window encoding:
- the rnhB gene encoding ribonuclease HII, translating to MQIERPNVALIAGVDEVGRGPLVGDVVTAAVILDPTKPILGLTDSKKLTDKKRQALAIEIQEKALCYAYGRCSPTEIDELNILHATMLAMTRAVEGLSTQPEFVFIDGNRLPKLTMAAQAIVKGDSLVAEISAASILAKVARDNEMVELDKRHPEYGFAGHKGYPTKAHFAALEQYGAIKEHRKSFKPVQRVLAQAKGEA from the coding sequence ATGCAAATTGAACGACCAAACGTAGCCCTTATTGCCGGCGTTGACGAAGTAGGGCGTGGCCCCCTTGTTGGCGACGTAGTAACTGCTGCCGTAATTTTAGATCCCACTAAGCCTATTTTAGGATTAACAGATTCAAAAAAATTAACGGATAAAAAACGCCAAGCACTTGCCATTGAAATTCAAGAAAAAGCATTGTGTTACGCGTATGGTCGCTGCAGCCCAACAGAGATTGATGAGCTAAATATTCTGCACGCCACTATGCTTGCCATGACTCGCGCAGTAGAGGGGCTTAGCACGCAACCTGAATTTGTATTTATAGATGGCAACCGCCTACCTAAGTTAACCATGGCGGCGCAAGCAATAGTAAAAGGCGACAGCTTAGTAGCCGAAATTTCAGCCGCTTCAATTTTAGCTAAAGTAGCGCGCGATAACGAAATGGTAGAGCTAGATAAACGCCATCCAGAATATGGTTTCGCTGGGCATAAAGGCTATCCAACCAAAGCGCATTTTGCAGCGCTTGAGCAATATGGCGCAATAAAAGAACATCGTAAAAGCTTTAAACCAGTGCAACGTGTATTAGCGCAAGCCAAGGGTGAGGCGTAA
- the lpxB gene encoding lipid-A-disaccharide synthase: protein MNKDQKQLRIGIVAGELSGDILGEGLIKALKKNFPDAIFEGIAGPKMQAQGCNTLYDMDELSVMGLVEVLGRLPRLLKIRKQLVQHFIDNPPDVFIGIDAPDFNLRVEKPLKDAGIKTVQYVSPSVWAWREKRIHTISAATNLVLALLPFEKEFYDKHQVPCTFVGHTLADDIALEHDDSKARKELGLSPDDKVLALLPGSRGSEVGLLSETYIKTAVQLQAQNPALKIVVPLVNAKRKAQFTEILNATAPTLKISLLDGQSKQAMQAADAILLASGTATLEGMLYKKPMVVGYKIKPLSYWIFKSLFTFNIKYFSLPNLLADEELVPEFLQSECNVANLTQALTPMLNTDNQVLKARFLAIHEKIRLNASEQAANAVAELINAN from the coding sequence TAGGTGAAGGCTTAATTAAAGCCCTTAAAAAAAATTTTCCCGATGCGATTTTTGAAGGTATAGCAGGCCCTAAAATGCAGGCGCAAGGCTGTAACACGCTTTACGACATGGATGAATTGTCGGTAATGGGGTTAGTTGAAGTATTAGGGCGTCTGCCGCGCTTGCTTAAAATACGTAAACAACTGGTGCAACATTTTATTGATAATCCACCCGATGTATTTATTGGCATAGATGCGCCCGATTTTAACTTGCGCGTAGAAAAGCCCCTTAAAGATGCCGGAATAAAAACAGTACAATATGTAAGCCCCTCGGTTTGGGCATGGCGAGAAAAGCGCATTCATACCATAAGTGCTGCTACTAACTTAGTGCTTGCATTATTACCGTTTGAAAAAGAATTTTACGATAAGCACCAAGTACCTTGTACATTTGTAGGCCATACATTAGCAGACGATATAGCGCTTGAGCACGACGATAGCAAAGCCCGCAAAGAGCTAGGTCTAAGCCCAGATGATAAAGTACTTGCCCTGCTACCGGGTAGTCGCGGCTCAGAAGTAGGCTTATTAAGCGAAACCTATATTAAAACAGCCGTGCAGTTACAAGCGCAAAACCCAGCACTTAAAATTGTGGTGCCATTGGTTAACGCCAAACGCAAAGCGCAGTTTACTGAAATTTTAAATGCCACTGCGCCAACGCTTAAAATTAGTTTGCTGGATGGACAATCAAAACAGGCTATGCAAGCAGCCGATGCTATTTTATTAGCGTCGGGTACTGCCACGCTTGAAGGCATGCTGTATAAAAAGCCCATGGTAGTGGGTTATAAAATTAAACCACTGAGCTATTGGATTTTTAAAAGCTTATTTACCTTTAATATAAAGTATTTTTCATTGCCGAATTTATTGGCCGATGAAGAACTCGTGCCCGAGTTTTTACAAAGCGAGTGCAATGTAGCAAATTTAACGCAAGCTCTTACGCCTATGCTAAATACCGATAACCAAGTATTAAAAGCACGCTTTTTAGCGATTCACGAAAAAATTAGGTTAAATGCCAGCGAACAAGCAGCCAACGCTGTAGCGGAGTTAATAAATGCAAATTGA